GCCAGCTCGCCTGGATCGCCACAGATGTGCCGCTGCAGCAGCTCGTGGGGATTGATGGTCCCCTGGCAAATTAGGTTGTCCAGACCCAGCGTTGCTACGCATCGGCCCGGTCGAAACAGCGGTGTGTCATAGCGCTGCGATGGTTGTGCTGGCTTCACAGCATTTCTCAAAGTCATCTCCAATCAAGTGAATGAACGAGGACGACCTTCCCTGGGAAAGTGTCCCCAGGGGGTTCTGGTGCGCTGGCCGAGGCCAGCAGTGGTTACAGAATGGCTATGCGATGTTGACGATGTGGCCCAGCCGGTGATCGGGGGTGAACTCAATGGCATTGATGACGGGGACGAATCGGTCCAACATCACCGTGGTCTGCGAGGCTTGACCCTTCTCGTCAAAGTCAACGGACACTTTGCGCTCCTTGCGTTTGTAGGTATCCCCCTTTATCAGGAGAGTTCTGCCGCCGGCGCCGTGGATCATTCCGACCACCTGGCCAGCCGCAAGTGCAAGCGCAAGGTGCCATGGAGTCAGATCGCGCAACGGCGGTCGACAAGCGCCGCCGACTTGGCTGAACTGAGAGGAAAGCCCACTCCACAGGAGACTGGATTCAAACTTGGCCAGCTCGTCGCCGAGCTGCTCGGCATCGATCTGCACAGCATGGAAGTCGAATTCCTGATCAGCCTGCAGGGCAGGAATGACATATGGCTCCAACTCCCAGGAGTCTGGAATGACAGGGGCGCCCTCCTCCGAGGCCTGGGCCTCTATCAGTGGCTGCAGGGCCGCTTTGGTGGCATGAGTTGCTCGGCATCGCTTGCCAATCACAATGCATTGTCGAAACTGCTGCACTGGTGCCATGAAAACCTGCAGATCCTCGAAGTTGCGCACCAGGTAGCTGCGTATCTCGTCGTCGAGCGCGTAGTGCGGAATGATGTAGACCAGCACACCGCCGTAGGCGAGGTAAGGCACGGTTTTACGCAGAAAGGTTCGCTCCAGGCGCTCGGCCTTGTCAGGCTCAGCCAACAGCGAACGCTGGGCTGACTGATCTGCAACGCCGAAGCCATATGGAGGATTTAGAAACAGCAGGCCCATGCTTCTCGGCTTGAGCACCACATCGTGCACGTCCGAATGAATCACACGGTCAAGGATTCGCTTCGCGTGGCGCGCTCTGTCGCGGTCGAGCTCAATGCCGAAGGCCTCGGCACCACCTGAGTGGCCACGATCGACGGTAAGAAGCTGCCGTACATCGGCGAGCGCGCTGCCCTCGCCGCAGCAAGGGTCAAACATGCGAATGCCACCCTTCTCGGGCATCTGCAGCAAGTTTGAGATCCGGCGTATGGACTCCTCGTCCGTGGGGTAGTAGCCGTTTTTGACATAGTTGTGCGCCAGGCGCGAAAACATTAGGGCCAAGGGCAGCTCCAGAAATAGAAAAGCCAGTCTCCTTATGGAGAACTGGCTTGGTTAAAGAGGTGGTACTTCAGTACCGCTTAGAACGGGATCTCGTCGGGATCAAGGCCCACGCCGGTAAGTTCTTGCACCCTTCCGTAGATGTCGAGGCGCGGCAATGCGCGTTTCAAAGCATCTCGATAGAGAGGGTTAGAACGTGCATGCACGGCGATAACGGCCGCAGCCGACTGCTGAGCA
This region of Comamonas thiooxydans genomic DNA includes:
- a CDS encoding DUF6094 domain-containing protein codes for the protein MFSRLAHNYVKNGYYPTDEESIRRISNLLQMPEKGGIRMFDPCCGEGSALADVRQLLTVDRGHSGGAEAFGIELDRDRARHAKRILDRVIHSDVHDVVLKPRSMGLLFLNPPYGFGVADQSAQRSLLAEPDKAERLERTFLRKTVPYLAYGGVLVYIIPHYALDDEIRSYLVRNFEDLQVFMAPVQQFRQCIVIGKRCRATHATKAALQPLIEAQASEEGAPVIPDSWELEPYVIPALQADQEFDFHAVQIDAEQLGDELAKFESSLLWSGLSSQFSQVGGACRPPLRDLTPWHLALALAAGQVVGMIHGAGGRTLLIKGDTYKRKERKVSVDFDEKGQASQTTVMLDRFVPVINAIEFTPDHRLGHIVNIA